A genomic window from Glycine soja cultivar W05 chromosome 10, ASM419377v2, whole genome shotgun sequence includes:
- the LOC114369302 gene encoding serine carboxypeptidase-like 45, with translation MIFQSCFMMTATLLLFVIAQCVVGVNSLSQADKISTLPGQPPVKFQQYAGYITVDDKQKRALFYYFVEAEVEPASKPLVLWLNGGPGCSSVGAGAFVEHGPFKPSENGLLKNEHSWNKEANMLYLESPAGVGFSYSANKSFYDFVNDEMTARDNLVFLQRWFTKFPELKNNDFFITGESYAGHYVPQLAQLIVQTKTKFNLKGIAIGNPLVEFNTDFNSRAEFFWSHGLISDSTYEIFTKVCNYSQIRRQHQGGTLTPICSGVNRLVSTEVSRYIDTYDVTLDVCLSSADQQAYVPNQLTQLQEGAKIDVCVEDETIAYLNRKDVQEALHAKLVGITSWSTCSDVLKYDMQNLEIPTISILGALAKSGIRVLVYSGDQDSVIPLTGTRSLVNGLAKDFGLNTTVSYRAWFEGRQVAGWTQVYGDILSFATIRGAAHEAPFSQPERSLVLLKAFLEGKPLPEPFL, from the exons ATGATATTTCAATCGTGTTTTATGATGACTGCAACTCTGCTATTATTTGTTATAGCACAATGTGTTGTGGGAGTTAATTCACTTTCACAAGCTGATAAGATAAGCACTTTGCCAGGGCAGCCACCAGTCAAATTCCAGCAATATGCTGGTTACATTACAGTGGACGACAAGCAGAAGAGAGCCTTGTTTTACTACTTTGTTGAAGCTGAAGTGGAACCAGCTTCAAAGCCACTAGTTCTATGGTTAAATGGAG GGCCTGGTTGTTCTTCTGTTGGAGCTGGAGCTTTTGTTGAGCATGGCCCTTTCAAACCAAGTGAAAATGGTCTTTTGAAGAATGAACATAGTTGGAACAAAG AGGCAAATATGTTGTACTTGGAATCACCAGCTGGTGTTGGTTTCTCCTACTCTGCCAATAAATCTTTCTATGACTTTGTGAATGATGAAATGACAG CAAGGGACAATCTTGTTTTCCTACAGCGTTGGTTCACTAAATTCCCAGAGTTAAAAAACAATGATTTCTTTATCACAGGGGAGAGCTATGCAG GTCATTATGTACCCCAACTTGCACAACTCATTGTTCAAACCAAGACCAAGTTCAATCTCAAGGGGATAGCA ATAGGGAATCCTCTTGTCGAATTCAACACGGATTTCAACTCCAGAGCTGAGTTTTTCTGGTCCCATGGACTAATATCAGATTCAACTTACGAAATCTTCACCAAAGTATGCAACTATTCCCAAATTAGGAGACAACATCAGGGTGGGACGCTTACCCCCATTTGTTCCGGAGTAAATAGGCTAGTGTCAACGGAAGTTAGTAGGTATATTGATACATATGATGTTACACTTGATGTGTGTCTTTCATCAGCAGATCAACAGGCTTATGTGCCGAATCAACTGACTCAACTG CAAGAGGGTGCCAAGATAGATGTTTGTGTGGAAGATGAAACTATCGCATATTTGAATAGGAAAGATGTGCAGGAAGCTCTCCATGCTAAGCTCGTAGGGATCACGTCATGGTCAACTTGCAGCGA TGTTCTTAAATATGACATGCAGAATCTAGAGATTCCAACCATTTCTATTCTAGGTGCACTTGCTAAGTCAGGTATCAGGGTTCTGGTATACAG TGGAGATCAAGATTCAGTCATCCCATTAACTGGGACAAGATCCCTGGTAAATGGATTAGCCAAGGACTTTGGACTCAACACAACAGTGTCCTATAGAGCATGGTTTGAGGGAAGACAG GTGGCCGGTTGGACACAAGTATATGGAGACATCTTATCATTTGCCACCATAAGAGGAGCTGCTCATGAAGCTCCATTTTCCCAACCAGAGAGGTCACTGGTGCTGCTAAAAGCATTTTTGGAAGGAAAGCCACTTCCAGAACCATTCCTTTAA